In Sphingobacterium sp. PCS056, the following proteins share a genomic window:
- a CDS encoding PRTRC system protein E → MSNTFFQSINALQIEGDWTITVAHDKENSLVVSVLFLNKKAGDTVKKNILPLILRGTAEELDNGFFQAIQKPIQDTAQLLTNMEAYVKERDKIKVSTESKSPKPEKAEAINPYEKAMKEVDELETKGQFQQAWMKVPPVEKFPEHTEEIRARRASLSAQFAPDLFNSPKSESHVNS, encoded by the coding sequence ATGAGCAATACCTTTTTTCAGTCCATTAACGCCCTTCAGATTGAGGGTGACTGGACAATTACAGTAGCACACGACAAAGAAAACAGCCTTGTTGTTTCGGTACTTTTTTTAAATAAAAAGGCAGGTGATACCGTCAAAAAAAACATACTCCCTTTAATTTTAAGAGGTACGGCAGAGGAACTGGATAACGGCTTTTTCCAAGCCATTCAAAAACCTATACAGGACACAGCACAACTTCTTACCAATATGGAAGCCTATGTAAAGGAACGGGACAAAATTAAGGTAAGCACAGAGTCAAAGTCTCCGAAACCCGAAAAAGCCGAAGCAATCAACCCGTACGAAAAAGCTATGAAAGAGGTTGACGAACTGGAAACAAAAGGACAGTTTCAACAGGCATGGATGAAAGTCCCACCAGTAGAAAAATTCCCCGAACATACAGAAGAAATCCGCGCTCGTAGAGCAAGCCTATCGGCTCAGTTTGCACCCGATTTATTTAATTCACCAAAATCCGAAAGCCATGTTAATAGCTAA
- a CDS encoding PRTRC system protein C — protein MLIAKVLPRLFIFKDKLQEIKLSDPSPDFTPENVLNFYAQTYPILTTATIEGPKIENDTIQYKFLTQIGTKG, from the coding sequence ATGTTAATAGCTAAAGTACTTCCACGCCTATTTATCTTTAAAGATAAATTACAGGAGATAAAACTCTCCGATCCGTCCCCTGATTTTACGCCCGAAAATGTATTGAATTTTTATGCGCAGACCTACCCTATCCTGACAACGGCTACAATAGAAGGTCCAAAAATCGAAAACGATACCATACAGTATAAATTCTTAACTCAAATCGGCACAAAAGGATGA
- a CDS encoding prokaryotic E2 ligase family D protein, which translates to MKTITNDFGSLYKPVKAFVIYRIPRKKSAVYVESFDMDENGYPVNAHPLTASECGNLAKALDKSEQMNRNYLRPKGLMPTNVLHIDPDYNSSVIWHTPELQTELFFTKNFGITEGKFFVPAMVWKASKDSLSVYAIVEENIEITTELYNAPFPNIDNSGKVCMGNVKIDIKLGHTLEDFMQNWQNYFYNSYFSHFLNSKPAKGNLIQIWQSLVNTKKKFPKKALLKNGLTLKSIIK; encoded by the coding sequence ATGAAAACAATAACTAATGATTTCGGCTCGCTTTACAAACCTGTAAAGGCTTTCGTAATTTATCGAATACCAAGAAAAAAAAGTGCTGTCTATGTAGAAAGTTTTGATATGGATGAAAACGGCTACCCCGTTAATGCACATCCGTTAACAGCTTCGGAATGCGGAAACCTCGCAAAGGCACTGGATAAATCCGAACAGATGAACAGAAATTATCTACGACCAAAAGGACTAATGCCTACTAATGTACTGCATATTGACCCCGACTATAACAGTAGCGTAATTTGGCATACTCCCGAATTGCAGACCGAACTTTTCTTCACCAAAAATTTCGGTATTACCGAAGGAAAGTTTTTTGTTCCGGCAATGGTTTGGAAGGCTTCAAAAGATTCGCTTAGCGTATATGCTATTGTTGAGGAAAATATAGAAATCACTACGGAACTATATAACGCACCATTCCCAAACATCGATAATAGCGGAAAAGTTTGCATGGGAAACGTAAAGATTGATATTAAACTGGGACACACGTTGGAAGATTTCATGCAGAATTGGCAGAACTATTTTTACAATAGTTATTTCAGCCACTTCCTAAACTCAAAACCCGCCAAAGGAAACCTCATTCAGATTTGGCAGAGCCTTGTTAATACAAAGAAAAAGTTTCCCAAAAAGGCACTTTTAAAAAATGGTTTAACCCTAAAAAGCATCATAAAATGA